Proteins from a genomic interval of Nicotiana sylvestris unplaced genomic scaffold, ASM39365v2 Un00027, whole genome shotgun sequence:
- the LOC138884660 gene encoding uncharacterized protein, whose amino-acid sequence MDSISCVPGIEEQKKKKDDQLSGTQQAQQRLIKQHNTAKPNNHKDEVHTNKEPGDAGLKEIKDMLKCLLEQNNEKQLQIERQHETIRNLEAQLSQVVGAVNAQQANIGDRSQEEHEFEMLIKKVRVEYHQPSQLQFEDVNVEEVRLESAKDFDDTNFVDSSIIDIEDVEHGKQRYWKYATTNQMVGTKCEGEVEKTVVADDEPFTEAESYFADAKFYLKNRIVKELKADDGMKRKNKDPSTKIEEVTTGEAKAASKEVQPNTNKSYRGNVTSCGKKVSLTLEYIPKRKKDESESSNRQANMLKELTLPVKRIEAVFAKAGYNPNEPSKLGKLTSEAATRQPREGLGYKQSSPLRISI is encoded by the exons atggacagtattagttgtgtacctggtatagaggagcaaaagaagaagaaagatgatcagctgagtggtacacAGCAAGCACAGCAGCGGCTGATAAAACAGCACAACACAGCAAAACCAAACAACCACAAAGATGAAgttcacac gaacaaagaacctGGGGATGCTGGCTTGAAGGAGATcaaggatatgttaaagtgccttcTGGAACAAAATAATGAGAAACAACTGCAGATAGAGAGGCAACATGAAACTATtcgcaacttggaggctcaattgagtcaagTTGTGGGAGCTGTTAATGCTCAACAAGCAAATATTGGGGATCGtagccaagaagagcatgaatttGAGATGTTAATTAAGAAGGTCAGAGTAGAATATCATCAacctagccaactacaatttgaggatgTCAATGTTGAAGAAGTGAGACTAGAGTCAGCCAAGGACTTTGATGATacaaattttgttgactctagtatcattgatATTGAGGATGTT gagcatggaaagcaaaggtattggaaatatgcaacaacaaaccaaatggttggaactaagtgtgag ggtgaagtcgagaagactgtagttgctgatgatgagccattcactgAGGCTGAGTCATActtcgccgatgcaaagttctacttgaagaaccgcattgtgaaggagctGAAAGCTGATGATGGCATGAAAAGAAAGAATAAAGATCCCTCAACTAAAATAGAAGAGGTGACTACTGGTGAAGCCAAAGCTGCTAGTAAGGaggtacaaccaaatacgaaTAAGTCTTATAGAGGGAATGTTACGTCTTGTGGCAAGAAAGTAAGTCTGACACTCGAATAtatccctaaaaggaagaaagatgaaagtgAATCATCTAATCGCCAAGCCAACAtgctaaaggagttaactcttccggtcaaacgaattgaggca gtatttgcaaaagctggatacaatcccaatgagccgtcaaagttagggaagctcaCATCGGAAGCTGCAACGaggcaaccacgtgaaggtttAGGATACAAGCAATCGTCACCATTGCGCATCTCAATATGA